The Planctellipticum variicoloris DNA window GATTCGCTGCTGCAGGCGGGGGCCGAGATCTACGAATACCGTCGGGGCCAGCAGCATGCCAAGACGCTGGCGATCGACGACTGCTGGTCGCTGGTGGGGACGCCGAACTGCGACGCCCGCAGCCTCTTCCTGAATTTCGAGGTGGCCGTGGCGATTTACGACGCCACGATCGCCGAGCAGCTCAGCGCGCACTTCGAGCTGGACTTGCCGGACGCGCTGAAGATCGAACTGCCGACGTGGTCGAAGCGCTCGACCGTCGAGCGGTTGAAGGAGAACCTCTGCCGGATGTTTTCGCCGGTGTTGTGAGGGGGGGGGAAGCGAATAGCGAATAGCGAATAGCCGGAGAAGAGGGCTGATCGCTGATCGCCGGACGGGGGGAAAGACGTTGTGTGGGGACCGACACACGAGTTTGTCGTTCCGCCGCCCCTTCCGGGGCGGATGCGCGCGGAGGACGCGTCGTTCCACGGGTTGCACTCCGTCCGCCTGACGGCGGACTTCGTTTCACCCGTGGCTACAGCCCGTCGCCCGCTTCGGCGCTCAAGACGCGGGCTGGCCATCTCAGCGTCCAGAACGCTGCCTTTCTCGACTCCCGATGATCGACGGCAACAGCACCTCAGGTCGCTGATCGCCGGACGGGAGTAGACGCTGTCGCGTTCTCATTTTGCGTTTTGCAATTTGCACTTTTCAATTTGCAATGCATTCGCTTTTCGAGCTGCCCGGCCCGCCTGCACAGATCAGCCGCTGCGCTGCAGGTCTTTCCACTGTTTGCGCAGTTCCCGGCGTTGTTTTTTGCTCAGGCCTTTGAGCTGGTCGGCCGGGGGACCGTCGACGCGGTAGTCGTTCCCGTCGTCGTCGCTCCACTCTTCGCTGGCGGAAGGCTCTTCCTCCGGTTCCGGAACCGAAGGGCGGCTGGCGGAAGGTGAGCGAGACGAGCTGGACGCCTTGCGGGACGGCGCCGGATCTTCCGGTTCCGACCATTCCGAGGTTTCCGCCAGCTCCGCGGGGGAAGCGCCCCAGGCTTCCTCGGCCGTCGACTCTTCATTCCAGCCGGTCGATTCCTCGGAGGCTTCGAGTTCGGTTTCCTCGTCGTCCGCCTTGCGCGTCCGGGTCCGCGGTTTCGCCGTCCGTTTAGTCGTGGCCTTGCGCTTGCGACGGGGGGCGGCGGCCACCGCCTCAGACTCCGATTCGGCCTTCTTGCGCCGGCGGCGCGGCTTCGCGGACTCGTCGTCCTCCCCGTCCGCGGCCTTTCGGCGGAACAGCCTGGCGATCCGACACAGCAACCGGCCCAGCACCGACGGGCGACCGGCTTCGATGTCCGGCGAATCCGGACAGAAGTAGGCGACATACCAGGCGTGCAGCCAGAGGGTCAGAAACAGCAGCCCCATCCCGGTCAGCGGCAGCAGAATCGCGGCATATTCGAACCACGGCGCCCCCGCCACAGACCGGGCCAGCAACGGCGCCCCGGCGGCGGCCAGGAGCACGGCGGCGGTGATGCGGTACAGGACCAGATTCATTCGCGAACGGCGGAGATCGCGATCGATCATCACGCCCAGCGGGAGCCCGGCGGAGAGAAGCGGGATCTGCCAGATCAATGTCCCGGCGTGTTCCGGCAGCAGCTTGAACTCCACGGCGATCCGGGCCAGCGCCTGATGGGCATCGGTCCCCGCGCAGAAGCCGATGACGGCCAGCAAGCCGGCGAACCAGGTCCAGATGCGGTAGCGGCCGCCAAAGTCCGACTGACTCCGCGAACGATACCAGCCGATCAGGAGCGCCCAGGCCGTGATGCCGGTCCAGCCCACCGATTGCAGGTAGTCGACCAGGACCGGCCGGGACCGTTCCAGCAGGTGCGATTGCAGCGACTGGAGCTCCGGTCGGAGCGCAAACGGCTCGACGGTCGCAATGCCGGTCAGGACCAGCCCGACGATCAACAGGACGCCAGCCGTCCAGATCCGCCAGAGCGCCTGGGGAATCCAGGGTGCGGCGACGGCGACGACGGAATCGGCGGAGAGCCCCCGGCGTTCGATCCGTGCGGCGTCTTCCGGGGAGAGGGCTGCAGGGCTCCCTTCCGCGTTCACCGCCAGGCGACGGCGGCGGCGGTCGTCGGAAGAACGCGCACCAGCAAACTGCACCGACATGTTCGGAGTGACCGGCGATCCAGGCTGAGGAACTCGGGAAGAGTTGCCGTGGAAACCGATGCCCGCAGGTTCACGCCGGTCGACCAGGGCGGAGAGACGGCCCGACCGGAAGTCCACAGTGGAACTGCTCCGATTCCGGCCCGCCTCCGGCCACTGCCTCCGTGCAGATCTCCTGCTGCGGAAAATTGCGCTGCGCAATCCCGAGCACCCGTCATCCACGGGACTTACGCCCCATTCATCGGAGAATCGACCGGCGGAGTTTCATTCGAGTTGCGGGAAGTCGCTTCGTTCACACTGGGTAAGTTGAGACTGCCAGATCAGCAGGCTCCGTCGAGTTGACCGCTCTTTGCCGCGCAAAGACGCCATTACGGCAGTCGGCGACGAGCTGCCAATGTGGCAAGCCGGACGTCCAGTCCGGGAGGTTGCGCGTAATCCACGACTACACAATGAGTTGCGGCGCCAATCGAAATCCTGATTCTGAATTCCTCGATTCTGGCACGCGGCGTGCAAAATGAGATCACCAGACTTGACAGACGTGTTTGACGGGCTCCCGACAGCTCTGGAGCCCGTGAACGGTGTTTTCCGCAGGCAGGTTTTCAGGAGTCCGTTCCCATGCGACTTGTTCATGAACGATGGAATCCCTGGCGCGATCTGGCCCGGCTGCAGCACGATGTTCAGCGGCTGGCCCGGCACAATCGGCCCGCAGACGCGGAGTACCCGCCGTTCAATGTGTATCAGAACGCCGAAGAGGTGGTCCTGACGTCGGTCGCGCCGGGTCTGGACCCTGCGGGAATCGATCTGGAAGTCGGGGCTGACGCGGTAACGGTTCGCGGCCAGCGACCGGTCTGGTCGCCGGAGCCCGGGCAGTCGGAGACCGTGGAGTTTTCCCGGACGTTGAAGCTGCCGTTCCCGGTCGATTCGCAGTCGGCGGAAGCCGGCTATGAGCGAGGCGTGCTGACGATCCGGTTGAGGCGGCCGGTTTCGCAGCAGTCGCGCAAGGTGCCGGTGGCGGCGGGGTGAGTCCGGAGGATTGACCACGAATTGCACGAATCAACGCGAATGAAGAACGGATTGAACCACGGAAAGCACGGAGATCACGGAGGGGACCGGAGAACGGAGGAAGACAGGAGCAATGGAGTTTTGCTGTCTGTCATTGGTGCGGATTCGTGTCATTCGTGGTTCGTGTTCTCTGTTTGAGTTTTCCCACAAATCTGGAGTTTGTCCCGTGTGGGAGTGGGTGCTGAAGGAATGGGGCGGAGCCTCTCAAAAGGGCGTCCCCGGGCAGAGACTGGGGAACGAGATCACATAAACAATCGGCCGGGCGCGCCCGGCCCTCCTGGAGATGGAAATCATGACGAATGAGACAGCCTGTGCTCCTGCTCGGGCGACCGAGCTGCAGTTTGTGCCGCGGACGCGGATTCAGGAAACCGCCGAGGCGTGGGAGATCGTCTGCGAGGTTCCCGGAGCCGACGATCAGTCGGCGGAGATCTCGCTCGAACCCGACCGGCTGATTCTGAACGTCCGGGTTCAGCCGACCGACCTGCCCGGCTTTCAGCTCGTCCATCGGGAGTACCGCGAAGGGAACTATCAGCAGATCTTCAAGCTGCCGGACAATATCGACCGCCAGGGGGTCGAAGCAACGATCCGCCAGGGCGTGCTGCGACTGAAGCTTCCCAAGCTGCCGGTCGCGCAGACGCGGAAGGTGACGGTGGTGGCGGGATAGTTCGGGATGAAAAAGAGGATCCACGGCGGAGGGCGCGCAGACCGGAAGGGGGTGATCTGCGGAAATCCGGGAAGGCCCAAGAATGCAGCGATTCCGTGAACCTGTCGTGGCAACGTCGTGTCCGATTTGAGATTTGTTTGGATTCCGGGTTTCGGATTTCGTGTTTCGTCCTGCCAGCAGGGAACTCACGGAAGTCGCCCCGCATGGTCCAGGATTGCCGGCCGTGCCTGAGCGGCCTATAAATTCCTCTGGACATTTGCCCGCTGGAGTGCGGGTTTCCTTCCTCCCTGAGAGCACCACACCCTTGCCCGAACCTATGCGTGATGAGCTGCAGGTGCAGCACCGGACGGCGGTCCTGGTGGCCGTCGTCGAGTCTTCCCGGAAGCTCGACCGAGACCAGGTGCTCGACGAGCTGAAGGGGCTGGTGAAGACTGCCGGGGTGACGGTGGTCGGCGAGCTGGTGCAGATGCGGGCCAAACCGCATCCCAGCACGTGCCTGGGGAAAGGCAAGATCGAAGAGCTGAAGAGCCTGGTCGAGGCGACCGGGGCCGAGCTGGTGATCTTCGACAACAACCTGTCGCCTGCCCAGGGCCGGGAGCTGGAGCGGGAAGTCGACCGGGTCATCGTCGACCGGAGCGAACTGATTCTGGACATTTTCGCCACGCACGCGCGGACCTTCGAGGCCAAGCTGCAGGTGGAGCTGGCCCAGCTCATGTATACGCGAACCCGCCTGAAGCGGATGTGGACCCACCTGGAACGCATCGACGGCGGCATCGGCGCCGGTCGCGGTCCGGGTGAAAAGCAGATCGAAATCGACCGCCGGCTGATCGGCACGCGCATTTCCGAGCTGAAGCGGCGGATCAGCGAAATTGAAGTCCGCCGGGAGCGAATGGTCCGGCAGCGGGAATCGCACGCGCTGGTCTCGCTGGTGGGGTACACCAATGCCGGCAAGAGCACGCTGATGAATGCGCTGACCGGGTCGGACGTGTACGTCGCCGACCAGCTCTTTGCGACGCTCGACACGCGGACGCGGAAGTGGCGCGTGCCGGGCTGGGGGGATGTGCTGCTGAGCGATACGGTCGGTTTCGTGCGGGATTTGCCGCACCAGCTCGTGGCCAGCTTCAAGTCGACGCTGGAAGAAGCCCGGCAGGCGGACCTGCTGCTGCACGTCGTCGACGCCAGTAATCCGGAGGCGGAGGAGCAGGCCGAGACGGTCGAGAAGGTGCTGGAAGAGATCGGCGTCGAGATCCGCAATTTCGTGCTGGTGCTCAACAAGTCGGACGCGGTCAAGGACCGGGAAATCGTCGACGTCCTGCGGGCGAAGTACGCCTGCTCGGTGACGGTCAGCGCCGTGACGGGGGAGGGGTTCGACCAGCTTGCGGCGATCGTGGCGGAACGGCTGGGGAACGGTTTCGTCGACGTCGAAGTGGAAACCTCGGCGGGGAACGGCAAGCTGTTCGCGTACCTGGCGGAGCACTCGGAGATTCTGGACCGGCAATACACGGACTCGCGCGTCACGCTGACGTGTCGGCTGCCGCGCCCGCTGCTGTGGCGGATCCAGGGGGAGGACACCGAGGTGCGGGTGACGGAGCGGTTGTCGGTGGTGAAGTAGGGGGCGTCTTGGGGTGACGAGTGTCCCCCCGGCCTGAATGGCCGGGGGCTAAGAGGTTGGGAGTGATCGGGGTCTTGTCGGTCGAACCTGCGGGACGCATACTCAATTGAGCATCCGCCCGTGATCCTCCTGACGAAGTTCCCGCCATGCCCGATCCCCTTGATGCATACCGCCAGCAGGTGACTCGCCGGCAGTTTTTTGGACGCAGTGCACTTGGGTTAGGGACTGCGGCGCTCGGCGGGTTGCTGCAGCGGGACGGGCTGGCGGCGGCTCCTGCCGGCGGACGCCTGCCGGGGCTGCCGCATGCGGCGCCCAAAGCGAAGCGGGTGATCTATCTGTTTCAGAACGGGGCGCCGACGCACGTCGACCTGTTCGACTACAAACCGCTGCTGAAAGAGATGCACGGCAAGCCGGTCCCAGAGGAGTATCTGGGGGAGCGGCGGTTCAGCACGATGACCGGCGATCCCAAGGGAAAGCTGATGCTGGCCCCGGTCGAGCCATTCCGCCAGCGGGGCGAGTGCGGGGCGTGGGTCAGCGATTTCCTGCCATACACGGCGTCGATCGTCGACGACCTGTGCTTCGTCAAGAGCCTGCATACCGAGGCGGTCAATCACGCGCCGGGGATCACGTTTTTTCTGACGGGGTCGGAGCTGCCCGGCCGGCCGTCGATGGGAGCGTGGCTGACGTACGGGCTGGGGAGTGACACGGAGGAGCTGCCGGCGTTCGTCGTGATGACGTCGATCAGCAAGGGGACGAGCTGCGGGCAGATTTTCTACGACTTCTACTGGGGCTCGGGTTTTCTGCCGTCGCGGTATCAGGGGGTGAAGTTCCGCGGGAGCGGCGACCCGGTGCTGTACCTGTCGAATCCGGACGGGATCAGCCGGGAGATTCGCCGGGGGGTGCTGGACGACATCGCGCGGCTCAACGAGATGAAGCTGCAGGAGTTCGGCGATCCCGAGATTGCCACGCAGATCGCGCAGTATGAGATGGCCTATAAGATGCAGGCCAGCGTGCCGGAGCTGACCGACTTCTCAGATGAAACGCAGGCGACGCTCGACATGTACGGACCGCAGGTGCTGGAGCCGGGGACGTTTGCACACAATTGCCTGATGTCCCGCCGGCTGGTGGAGCGGGGCGTGCGGTTCGTGCAGCTCATGCACGCCGGGTGGGACCAGCACAACAGCCTGACGACCGAGCTTTACACGCAATGCAAAGACACCGATCAGCCGTCGGCGGCGCTGGTGCAGGACCTGAAGCAGCGGGGGCTGCTGGACGACACGCTGGTGGTGTGGGGCGGGGAGTTCGGGCGGACGCCGTTCATTCAGGGGAACATCAACGACCGTCCGCGCTGGGGTCGGGATCATCACCCCTATGCCTTTACGCTGTGGATGGCGGGGGGCGGCGTCAAGCCGGGGCTGACGTACGGGGCCTCGGACGATCTGGGGATGAACGTGGCGACCGATCCGGTCCACGTGCACGACGTGCAGGCCACGATCCTGCACCAGCTCGGCATTGACCACGAGCGGCTGACGTACCGGTTTCAGGGCCGGGCGTTTCGGCTGACGGATGTGTTCGGGAAGGTGGTGGAGGGAGTGCTGGGACAGGCTTGAACTGCGGCAACACCCATTGAGCCGCTCTCCATATGCTGCACGTCGTCCTTCCAGCGAGCCAAGTCGCCATGTCCGCACCCCGTCAACTTCGAGAACTGCTGGCCCGGCCGGGGATCATCCGGAGCCTGGCGCCGCATGACGTATTCTCGGCCAGAATTATGGAACAGGCCGGGATCGAGCTGCTGTTTCTGGGAGGCTTCGGGGCCTCGGCGAGCCTGCTGGGGCTGCCGGATACGGGGCTGATTACGCAGACTGAAATTGTCGAAGCCGCCCGGCGGATGACGTCGGCCGTCCGCGTGCCGGTCATCGTCGACGCAGACACCGGGCATGGGGACGTGCAGAATATTGTCCGGACCGTGCGCGAGCTGGAGCGGGCCGGGGCGGCGGGCCTGCTCCTGGAGGATCAGGTCTTCCCGAAACGCTGCGGCCATTTTCCGGGGAAGCAGGTGACCAGCGCGGAGGAGATGCTGGTCAGGTTGCGGGCGGCGCTCGATGCGCGCGTCGATCCGGACTTTACGATCATTGCCCGGACCGATGCGTTGACGGTGCATGGCGTGGACGACGCCATCGGCAGGGCGCAGCAGTATGCCGAGGCGGGGGCCGACGTCTGTTTTGTCGAAGCCCCCCGGTCTGTCGACGAGCTGGCGCGGATTGCGCGGGAGATTCCCCGACCGCAGCTTGCGAACATGCTGGTCGGCGGTGCGACGCCGATCCTCTCTGCGGCCGATTTGGAGCAACTCGGATATCGCATCTGCGTGTCGCCGGTGGAGAGTCTGGCGATTGCGGGCTTCGCGGTGCGCGCATTGGCGCAGGCCATGTTGAAGGAAGGGCGGGTCGACGGACTGTCGGACCGGATGCTGCCGTTTGCCGAACTGCAGCAGGTTCTTGGCGTCGCGGAGTCCCTGGGTCTGCGGGAGCGATTTGAGAAGCGGGGTTGAAGGGGGACGCGACGTCACCCATTGTGCAGTCCGAGAATTGGCTCCGGGTGAGGCGACCGGCTTGCTGTCCTCGGCGGTTCTGGTTTCTCCGGGGTGAATTGCCGACGTCGGATTTCACGTCGGACATCGCGGTGCTGACGTCATCATCGGTGAACGGCTGCAGAATCGGCGCAGTTCGATCGCGCGCCATCAAACCAGACGGGACAAGTCCGAGCTGTCCGGAGGAACGGCGCGAACCGCCCTCCGGATCAACGGCTGGTTCTGCCGACAGTCGGCCGGTATCGTGAACCTGGGTTCTCGAGTGCTTTGTGACGAAGGTCAATCGCGATGTTCAAATCCGTACTGCTCGGCGTGATTTGTGTGGGGCTGGCGACGACTGTGCGGGCCGACGACTGGCCGCAATGGATGGGGCCGCAGCGCGACGGCGTCTGGCGGGAAACGGGACTGGTTGAAAAGTTGCCCGAGGGAGGGCCGCCGGTCTTGTGGCGCGTCCCCGTTGGTGGCGGATATGCCGGACCCGCCGTCGTCGGCGACCGGATCTACATCACCGACAAGCAACTTCCCGAAGGAACCCGGAATCCGGACGACCCGTTCGACCGCAAGCTGACTCCCGCCACCGAGCGAGTTCTTTGCCTGAATGCGGCCAATGGCGAGCTGATCTGGAAGCATGAGTACGAGTGCCCGTACACGGTGAGCTACCCGGCGGGGCCGCGGACCACTCCCGTCGTGCGCGACGGTCGGGTCTATACGCTCGGCGCCGAAGGGCATCTGTTCTGCCTGGAAGCCGATACCGGCAAGGTGGTCTGGTCGAAGAACTTCGCGAAGGATTACGGTCGGACAACGGTTCCGATCTGGGGCTATTCGTCGAATCCGCTCCTGGATGGCGACAAGCTGATCTGCCTCGTGGGCGGCCCGGGGACGACGGTCGTCGCCTTCCACAAGGAGACCGGGAAGGAGCTCTGGCGGGCGCTCGATTCCGCCGACCGGCACGGCGCCGGCTATGGTTCGCCGATCATTGTCGAGGCCGGCGGAGCGCGCCAGCTCATCGTCTGGCACCCGGCGGCCGTCAGCTCGCTCAATCCGGAAAGCGGCGCGGTCTACTGGAATGAGCCCTTTGAAGTCCGCGAGGGATTGACGGTGGCTACGCCGAGAGTCCGCGACGACCTGCTGTTCGTGAGCGCCCTCTACGACGGATCGCTCCTGCTGAAGCTGGCCCAGGACCGCCCCGCCGCGTCGGTCGTCTGGCGGCGCAAAGGTCGCAACGAGCGTCTGACCGACGCCCTGCACTGCATGATCAGCACGCCCGTGATTGACGGGGAGCAGATTTATGGGGTCGACAGCTACGGCGAGTTCCGCTGTCTCGATCTCGCGACCGGGGATCGGAAGTGGGAGACGTTCGCGCCGACCAGCGGATCGTCGCTCCGCTGGGGCAACGCCTTCATCGTCAAGTACGAGAACGGCTATGTCCTCTGCAGCGAGAACGGCGACCTGATCCTGGCGCAGTTGAGTCCCGAGGGGTACACGGAAATCAGCCGGGCGCATCTGCTGGAGCCGACCGGCCCGGCTCAAAGGCGAGACGTGGTCTGGTCGCATCCGGCCTTCGCCCGCAAGTGCGTCTTTGCCCGGAACGACAAGGAGCTGATCTGCGTTTCGCTCGCAAAGCCGTGAGAGTGCGTCGCAGGCGGGCGGGGACGATTGAGGGCGTGGAGGGAATTTTGCAGTTCTGCGACGGCTGCTTGGGGTTCGCGCGAGCGCTCCACGGACTCGTCCTTGCAAACGTGCGCTGCCTCCCCCTACCATGCAGCCCATGAAACTCGACTGGACACCTCTGAAACAGTTGCTCGACGCCCACGAGCGATTCGTCATCACGAGCCACGTGCGGCCCGACGCCGACGCGATCGGGTCGGAAATGGGGCTTGCCAGCCTGCTGCTGCAGCGCGGCAAGCAGGTCCGGATCGTGAATCCCTCCGGAACGCCCCCCAACCTCCGTTTCCTGGATCCCGAGGGGACGATCTGCCAGCTCGGCCCCGGCAACGCGCTGCCCGACGGTTTTGAGCCGGAAGTGTTCATCGTCGTCGACACCAGCGCCTGGGTGCAGTTGTCCGACGTCGGCCGGGTGATGCGGGACGCCACCTGCGCCAAGGTCGTCATCGACCACCATCAAAGCAGCGACGATCTCGGGGCGATTATCCTGAAGGATACGACTCGGGAAGCGACCGGCTCCCTGATCGCGGAACTCGCCGAGGCGCTGGGAGAACCGATTTCGCCCCTCGCCGCAACGGCCCTGTACGCCGCCATCGCGACCGATACCGGCTGGTTCCGGTTCTCGGCGGTGACCGGCGAGACCATGCGGACGATCGGTCTGCTGATCGACGCCGGCGCCTCCCCGTCGGAGATCTATCGCGAACTGTACGAGCAGGCGACGATTTCGCGTGTCCATCTCGCAGGGCGGGTGTTGAGCCGGGTCAAGCTGGAGTGCGACGGCGTCCTGGCCTGGACCCAGGTTCCCTCCTCGGACTTCACCGAACTGGGCGCCCAGTCGTCGGATACCGAAGACCTGGTCAACGAGTGCCTGAAGATTTCCGGAACGCAAGTGGCGTTCATTGCGATCGAGCAGCTCAACCGCCAGGTGAAAGTCAGCTTCCGGAGCCGGACGTCGGTCAATGTCGCAAAAGTCGCCGAGCAGTTTGGCGGCGGCGGGCATAAGCAGGCGGCCGGTGCGACCTTTCCCGGCCCCCTGTCGGCCGCGGTCGAGAAGGCGCTCGTCGCACTCAAGCAGTCGCTGCAGAGTCCCTGAGAGCGTCGGCGGGCAGCAGGCACGCGGCGTCCCAGCAGCGCCATTCTTCGACCAGCCCCGACGCACAGACAGCCACGGGCGCCCCGGGGGCTGCGGCGGTGGCCATCAGGCGCCATTGAGCAGCGGCCTCGGCGTCGTCTTCAACGGCGCAAAGTCTCGCGGGTAACGCCGGATCGAGCCGAACCGTCAGTCGCTCAACCGCAAACCCCATCCCGCGACCGGTGGCCTTGATCCAGGCTTCTTTGCAGGTCCAGCCCCGGTAAAATGCGGCCCAACGCTCGGAATCCGGAAGGGAGGCCAGCTCCGACTGCTCCGCCAGCGAGAAATATCGCTCCGCGAGCCGGTCGCGCGAAACCTTCTGGTCGATGGTTTCGACATCGATGCCCACAGGGCGATCGGCCGACAGTGCGATCGCAACCCAGTCGCCGCTGTGCGACAGATTAAACTCCGGGGCGCCCGGCCGCTCGAGCCGCGGCTTTCCGTGGGGGCCGATGGTGAAGCTCAGACTCCACGGATCGGCGTGACACCAGGCGCCGAGAAGCTGCCGCAGGACATACCGGGCAACGAGGTACTGCCGTCGCGGCCCCGCGAACTTCAGCCGGGCGGCCCGCTGGCGTTCGTAGTCCGGCAACCGTCCCAGCAGCCGGTCTTCGTCAAGTCCCTCCGGCGCAGGACTCCGAAAAACATGCACGGCCGACCGGTGCTGACACCAGTCGGCCGTGAGCGAAATCCAGTCCATCGGCTTCGGGCTCGCAAGGTCGCGACAAATCTACCGGCGCGAATTCTTGCCGGCACGAATCGTCAGAGTACTCACCTTGTAGATCTCTTCGTTCCTGTCGCGGGCGGCGGTGAACGAGAAGAAATCTCCGGTCACGTTTCTCAGGTTGATCGTCTTGCTGGAGCCGTTATTCTTCGGCTGGCCGGCCAGTTGGACCTGAGCAAACTGCTCCTTGAGCTCGTCGACTTTGCCCGGATCGGCCGTCCCGTCGCGCAGCTCAGCAAGGAGTCCTCGCGACTTTTCGCTGATCACTTCGTCCAGCCCGTCGAGATTGCCGGAAACGACTGCGAGAACAATCTTCTGGACGGCATACTCCGCAGAACCCTTGGGAAATTGGGGCGCCTGACCGGCCGCGCCGCTTCCTTCCGGACCGCCAGCCCCGTTGGGATCGCCGGGATTCGGGAAGCCCGCGCCCGCCATCGCCGCCGCTGGATCGTTCGCCTGTGCTCCGGCAAGCGCCACCGCTGCACCCGGCAACGCCCCGCCGGGCGGCATCGCTCCTCCGGGACCGGCATGGCCCGCCCCAGGAAACGCCGGCGCCCCTGGAGCGCCGGCGACGGGGCCGCCGGCATGTCCGGCTCCGGCATAAGCCGCCATCGCCGCCGCGGGATCGTTCGCTGGTGCACCCGCCCCGGCCGGAGTGGCCGGCGCGGCGCCGTGAGTCCCGGTGGGATACCCCGCGGCCGCCATTGAGGCCCCATGCCCTGCCCCGGGCATCGCGACAGCCGACGGCGTCGCCGGAGCTCCCGGCATGCCCGCTCCATGCGGACCGCCGCCGTGCATTCCCGCCATCGCGCTCCCCGCCGGCATTCCGGGCATCCCCGGCATGGCGGCCTGTGCTCCCGCGGCTGGTTGCGGCTGGGCAACCGGCTGCGCCTGCTGCGTCCCTCCCCCCCCGCATCCCGAAAGCGCAATCCCGGCCAACGGAAGCAGGCAGTTGATCGATGTTCGCCAATGTGTAAACCGCAGCATGGCACTCTCAGTCTTGACAAGGAGTCAGAGCGTCCGGGCCTCACCGTCGCAGACGGGCAAATCCGGGATTCCGGAGTCGGCGGCCAGGAAGCGGCGGCTGAGGCTGATCTGGCGATTGTCCGGCAGTTCTCCCTTCTCCGCAAGGACTTGTCTGCGGAAATGGAGAATTTCGGACCGACCGTCCGACGTCAGACAGCGCCCGACCGGGACGCCCCCGCCGGCTGCGGCCCGGCCAGCTCGCCGCCAAGCCGTTCGTAGGCGGACAGAACGAGTTGCTCGGTTTCGTCCCAGCCGATACACCCGTCAGTGACCGAAACGCCGTACTTGAGCTGGGACAGATCGGCCGGCAAAGGCTGGTTCCCGGGAAACAGATTGCTTTCGAGCATCAGACCGATCAGATGGTCGTTGCCGGCCATCCGCTGCTCGATGCAGTCGTTCCAGACGACGCGCTGACGGGTGTAATCCTTATTGGAATTCGCATGACTGCAGTCGACCATCAGCCGGGGCGTCAGCTTCGCGGCATTCAGCTTCTCGGTCGCCTCAGTCAACAGCGCGGGATCGTAGTTGGGTCCCGAACGACCTCCCCGCAGGATCAGAAATCCCCACGGATTCCCCTTGGTATTGATGATGCAGGTCTTCCCGTCCCCATCCATCCCCAGGAAACTGTGCTGATGCTGGGCCGCCAGCATCGCGTCGATCGCCACCTGCAGGCTGCCGTCGGTGCCGTTTTTGTAGCCCACCGGCATCGACAACCCGCTGGCCATCTGGCGGTGAGTCGGGGATTCCGTCGTCCGGGCGCCGATCGCCGCCACGGAGATCAGGTCGGCGATGTACTGCGGCGTGATCGGTTCGAGCAGCTCGGTGGCCGCCGGAAGACCCATGTTGGCGACTTCCAGCAGGATCCGCCGGGCAATCCGCAGACCGGTGCCGATATCAAACGTATCGTTCAAGTGCGGATCGTTGATCAGCCCCTTCCAGCCGACGGTGGTGCGGGGTTTCTCGAAATAAACCCGCATGACAACCAGCATGTGGCTCTTGACCCGCTCGGCCAGCTCGCGGAGCTTGCGGGCGTATTCCAGCCCGGCGACCTGATCGTGAATGGAACAGGGACCGACGATCACCATCAGACGCCGG harbors:
- a CDS encoding Hsp20/alpha crystallin family protein, with translation MRLVHERWNPWRDLARLQHDVQRLARHNRPADAEYPPFNVYQNAEEVVLTSVAPGLDPAGIDLEVGADAVTVRGQRPVWSPEPGQSETVEFSRTLKLPFPVDSQSAEAGYERGVLTIRLRRPVSQQSRKVPVAAG
- a CDS encoding PQQ-binding-like beta-propeller repeat protein → MFKSVLLGVICVGLATTVRADDWPQWMGPQRDGVWRETGLVEKLPEGGPPVLWRVPVGGGYAGPAVVGDRIYITDKQLPEGTRNPDDPFDRKLTPATERVLCLNAANGELIWKHEYECPYTVSYPAGPRTTPVVRDGRVYTLGAEGHLFCLEADTGKVVWSKNFAKDYGRTTVPIWGYSSNPLLDGDKLICLVGGPGTTVVAFHKETGKELWRALDSADRHGAGYGSPIIVEAGGARQLIVWHPAAVSSLNPESGAVYWNEPFEVREGLTVATPRVRDDLLFVSALYDGSLLLKLAQDRPAASVVWRRKGRNERLTDALHCMISTPVIDGEQIYGVDSYGEFRCLDLATGDRKWETFAPTSGSSLRWGNAFIVKYENGYVLCSENGDLILAQLSPEGYTEISRAHLLEPTGPAQRRDVVWSHPAFARKCVFARNDKELICVSLAKP
- a CDS encoding Hsp20/alpha crystallin family protein, producing the protein MTNETACAPARATELQFVPRTRIQETAEAWEIVCEVPGADDQSAEISLEPDRLILNVRVQPTDLPGFQLVHREYREGNYQQIFKLPDNIDRQGVEATIRQGVLRLKLPKLPVAQTRKVTVVAG
- the hflX gene encoding GTPase HflX encodes the protein MPEPMRDELQVQHRTAVLVAVVESSRKLDRDQVLDELKGLVKTAGVTVVGELVQMRAKPHPSTCLGKGKIEELKSLVEATGAELVIFDNNLSPAQGRELEREVDRVIVDRSELILDIFATHARTFEAKLQVELAQLMYTRTRLKRMWTHLERIDGGIGAGRGPGEKQIEIDRRLIGTRISELKRRISEIEVRRERMVRQRESHALVSLVGYTNAGKSTLMNALTGSDVYVADQLFATLDTRTRKWRVPGWGDVLLSDTVGFVRDLPHQLVASFKSTLEEARQADLLLHVVDASNPEAEEQAETVEKVLEEIGVEIRNFVLVLNKSDAVKDREIVDVLRAKYACSVTVSAVTGEGFDQLAAIVAERLGNGFVDVEVETSAGNGKLFAYLAEHSEILDRQYTDSRVTLTCRLPRPLLWRIQGEDTEVRVTERLSVVK
- a CDS encoding isocitrate lyase/PEP mutase family protein, with the protein product MSAPRQLRELLARPGIIRSLAPHDVFSARIMEQAGIELLFLGGFGASASLLGLPDTGLITQTEIVEAARRMTSAVRVPVIVDADTGHGDVQNIVRTVRELERAGAAGLLLEDQVFPKRCGHFPGKQVTSAEEMLVRLRAALDARVDPDFTIIARTDALTVHGVDDAIGRAQQYAEAGADVCFVEAPRSVDELARIAREIPRPQLANMLVGGATPILSAADLEQLGYRICVSPVESLAIAGFAVRALAQAMLKEGRVDGLSDRMLPFAELQQVLGVAESLGLRERFEKRG
- a CDS encoding DUF1501 domain-containing protein gives rise to the protein MPDPLDAYRQQVTRRQFFGRSALGLGTAALGGLLQRDGLAAAPAGGRLPGLPHAAPKAKRVIYLFQNGAPTHVDLFDYKPLLKEMHGKPVPEEYLGERRFSTMTGDPKGKLMLAPVEPFRQRGECGAWVSDFLPYTASIVDDLCFVKSLHTEAVNHAPGITFFLTGSELPGRPSMGAWLTYGLGSDTEELPAFVVMTSISKGTSCGQIFYDFYWGSGFLPSRYQGVKFRGSGDPVLYLSNPDGISREIRRGVLDDIARLNEMKLQEFGDPEIATQIAQYEMAYKMQASVPELTDFSDETQATLDMYGPQVLEPGTFAHNCLMSRRLVERGVRFVQLMHAGWDQHNSLTTELYTQCKDTDQPSAALVQDLKQRGLLDDTLVVWGGEFGRTPFIQGNINDRPRWGRDHHPYAFTLWMAGGGVKPGLTYGASDDLGMNVATDPVHVHDVQATILHQLGIDHERLTYRFQGRAFRLTDVFGKVVEGVLGQA